A portion of the Cervus canadensis isolate Bull #8, Minnesota chromosome 26, ASM1932006v1, whole genome shotgun sequence genome contains these proteins:
- the ZNF518B gene encoding zinc finger protein 518B: MKDIGQQLCSTQVGDGRNALTMSPKQPNAHRGTRPDRPDTQTLLYQGSEAEAAAMTVATCVKCKSVHEVPLQDLKKGTGQSQKEDKYVCFKCSLGAAAPHFHFVNNSRSATQVGNKPEAVSSSVNHKFKVRNFKPGKYYCDKCRFSTKDPLQYKKHTLQHEEIKFVCSHCGCISYTKGEFQRHLVKHTGVFPYRCEYCDYGAIRNDYIVKHRRRVHEKAGAKRLPKAAARLEPKRISASKQNPELSKASSPRTTFQNKLSDQLSRFSLHASKDRTHSITLLPESKEYQKDVVCIPHKGALSEPTELSLLGNRSVEVEVLSPSKEPVQPGMPLTVVAPAELVVPANCLAQLMDVKVVNGTQQLVLKLFPLEETNCLDASGGDGGSSERGSKERGASEQERMASAEPMQSLAIEGNIGKLGGISSLQSSVQKQLKNVKWVRSYDFFMPNSGRHSSGESLLNPGRVESLQRKGYPYPHRAALPSIAFKGHSPLSLVKNSVLRGLGTSSNSFPYKTALSFTEDRRNLPSDSQQLFPVSAPPAAISFSGETDSLPLCQNDVGSRNEISLPARTVAPPRKLQDSQTQEHKAVSNTGQASSQHRSEYLHINIMGEDRVRAQQSGDKPLELKNPDQTNDSFDGPVISSVFSLSSGSENVPEGVRWNSSTSKIKSIELLRRKIAQLIESCGKPSSLAANGAHRHPVGKASKVTSKATPECIQEINVSFSSAGCSTGMLPRPQDAGGVSGQLGHQQAYPKLVEGSSGKTESRVTKKPHVATPVLIPKGAVLRVLNSSEDSHIIEATCEAPVNIPCSETQLIKPIPLCPMKRTDPDVQFLTSESGPIDMSPNHDLSFRPKSRKESAHCSTVPKKPGPLHGPQGSSEMSKQAKLFPRSLPISKGKPRQISSSKKKSKIQTDPSRCFRDPSIFQVARQLRLIAAKPDQLIKCPRRNQPVIVLNHPDVDSPEVSNVMKVINKYKGNVLKVVLSERTRCQLGMRRHHVRLTYQNAEEANQIKRQMMLKMKLKKVHKNNYQVVDSLPDDSSQCIFKCWFCGRLYEDQEEWMSHGQRHLIEATRDWDVLSSKGK; the protein is encoded by the coding sequence ATGAAGGACATTGGACAGCAGCTCTGTAGCACACAAGTTGGTGACGGACGCAATGCCTTGACCATGTCACCCAAACAGCCTAATGCTCATCGAGGGACTCGACCAGATAGACCAGACACTCAGACTCTTCTGTATCAAGGCTCCGAGGCAGAGGCTGCCGCCATGACTGTCGCTACGTGTGTAAAGTGCAAGAGTGTGCACGAGGTCCCACTTCAGGATCTGAAAAAGGGCACTGGACAGAGCCAGAAGGAGGACAAATACGTTTGCTTCAAATGCAGCCTTGGCGCGGCCGCTCCCCATTTCCACTTTGTGAACAACAGTCGCAGTGCTACTCAAGTAGGAAATAAACCAGAAGCCGTCTCAAGTTCTGTCAATCACAAGTTTAAGGTAAGGAACTTCAAGCCAGGCAAATACTATTGTGACAAATGTCGATTTTCCACAAAGGACCCCCTGCAGTACAAAAAGCACACACTTCAGCACGAAGAGATTAAGTTCGTCTGCTCCCACTGCGGCTGCATTTCCTACACGAAAGGGGAGTTTCAGAGGCACCTGGTGAAGCACACAGGCGTTTTCCCTTACCGATGTGAGTACTGTGACTATGGTGCTATCAGAAACGACTACATCGTCAAACACAGGAGGAGAGTCCACGAGAAGGCAGGGGCCAAACGGCTGCCCAAAGCCGCTGCCAGGCTGGAGCCAAAAAGGATCAGCGCCTCCAAGCAAAACCCAGAGCTTTCAAAAGCTTCCAGTCCCAGGACCACATTTCAAAATAAGTTGTCAGATCAGCTCTCAAGGTTTTCCCTCCACGCAAGTAAAGACAGGACGCACAGCATCACATTGTTACCTGAATCCAAAGAGTACCAGAAAGACGTGGTGTGCATCCCACACAAAGGGGCCCTGTCAGAGCCCACTGAGCTCAGCCTGCTGGGGAACAGAAGTGTGGAGGTGGAGGTCTTGTCCCCCTCGAAAGAGCCCGTGCAGCCGGGGATGCCGTTAACGGTGGTGGCGCCAGCCGAGCTCGTCGTCCCCGCCAACTGTCTAGCCCAGCTGATGGACGTGAAGGTTGTCAACGGAACGCAGCAGCTCGTGCTCAAACTGTTTCCCCTGGAAGAAACCAACTGCCTCGATGCCAGTGGAGGCGATGGAGGTAGTTCTGAACGTGGGTCTAAAGAGAGGGGTGCAAGCGAGCAGGAGAGAATGGCTTCCGCAGAGCCCATGCAGTCCCTCGCGATCGAAGGGAATATCGGAAAACTTGGAGGCATCAGTAGTCTACAGTCATCAGTTCAGAAGcaacttaaaaatgtgaaatggGTGAGGTCTTACGATTTTTTCATGCCAAATTCTGGCCGTCACAGCAGCGGAGAATCCCTGCTCAACCCGGGGAGAGTTGAGAGTTTGCAGAGAAAAGGTTACCCGTATCCCCATAGAGCTGCTCTGCCTTCCATTGCCTTCAAAGGCCATTCTCCATTATCTCTAGTGAAAAACAGTGTTTTACGTGGTCTTGGAACTTCATCGAACTCTTTTCCATATAAAACTGCCCTTTCTTTTACTGAAGACAGAAGAAACTTACCCAGTGACTCGCAGCAGTTATTTCCCGTGTCTGCACCGCctgcagccatttccttctctggagaaaCGGACTCACTGCCCCTATGTCAGAATGATGTGGGCTCTAGGAATGAGATCAGCCTTCCTGCAAGAACAGTTGCCCCTCCCAGGAAGCTGCAAGACAGCCAGACACAGGAGCATAAGGCAGTTTCAAACACAGGCCAGGCTTCCTCTCAACACAGAAGTGAGTATTTACACATCAACATAATGGGAGAAGACAGAGTCAGAGCCCAGCAGTCTGGGGATAAACCACTGGAATTAAAGAATCCCGACCAGACTAATGACTCCTTCGATGGCCCGGTCATCTCCTCAGTCTTTTCTCTGAGCTCTGGATCTGAAAACGTCCCTGAGGGCGTCAGGTGGAATAGTTCAACATCCAAAATAAAGTCAATTGAACTCTTGCGCAGAAAGATAGCCCAGTTAATCGAATCCTGTGGCAAGCcttcatctctggctgcaaaTGGCGCCCATCGACATCCTGTAGGGAAGGCGTCTAAGGTCACTTCAAAAGCCACGCCTGAATGCATCCAGGAAATTAACGTGTCCTTCAGCAGTGCTGGCTGTTCCACGGGCATGCTCCCCAGACCTCAGGACGCTGGTGGCGTCAGTGGGCAGCTCGGGCACCAGCAGGCGTATCCAAAGCTTGTCGAAGGCAGCAGCGGGAAAACCGAAAGCAGAGTGACCAAgaagccacatgtggctactccAGTGTTGATCCCCAAGGGGGCCGTGTTGAGGGTTCTTAATTCCTCTGAGGATTCCCACATTATAGAGGCGACCTGCGAAGCACCTGTCAATATCCCATGCAGTGAGACACAGTTAATAAAGCCCATTCCGCTCTGCCCAATGAAACGGACAGACCCGGACGTACAGTTTTTGACTAGTGAAAGTGGACCCATAGATATGTCCCCAAATCATGATCTGTCTTTTCGGCCTAAATCACGAAAAGAGAGTGCCCACTGCAGCACTGTGCCCAAAAAACCCGGACCCCTGCATGGCCCGCAAGGAAGCAGTGAAATGAGCAAGCAAGCGAAACTGTTTCCCAGAAGTCTTCCCATCAGTAAAGGTAAACCCAGACAAATCAGCTCAtctaagaagaaaagcaaaatccaGACTGACCCCAGCCGCTGTTTCAGGGATCCTTCCATCTTTCAGGTTGCAAGACAGCTTCGACTGATTGCAGCTAAACCAGACCAGTTGATCAAATGCCCCCGTCGGAACCAGCCCGTCATTGTGTTAAACCATCCTGACGTCGACTCACCGGAGGTGTCCAACGTGATGAAGGTAATCAACAAGTACAAAGGCAACGTCCTCAAGGTGGTGTTGTCAGAGAGGACTAGGTGTCAGTTAGGCATGAGGCGGCACCACGTCCGACTGACCTACCAGAACGCGGAGGAAGCCAATCAGATCAAAAGGcaaatgatgctgaaaatgaaactgaagaagGTTCATAAAAACAACTACCAGGTGGTGGATTCCTTGCCTGATGACTCATCGCAGTGTATATTTAAGTGCTGGTTTTGTGGGCGGCTCTACGAGGACCAGGAAGAGTGGATGAGTCACGGCCAGCGGCATTTGATAGAAGCAACCAGAGACTGGGATGTTCTTTCTTCCAAGGGCAAATAA